The sequence TTCGTCGAGTCGGCCACCTCGCCGTCGAGGGCGACGACGTCGCCCCGCGCCGTGCCGAGCGCGGCCAGCGCCTCGCCGAAGGCGGTCCGCGTGGCCACGTGCTCGCCCACCGCGTATTTCGGCAGGTCGAGCCCGCCGTCCGCGTACCGGTACGGCGTGGCCGAGGCGTCGGGCGGGGTGACCCGGACGGTGAGGGCGCGGGGCCCGCCGAGCTCGCCGAGCGCCTGGTCGGCGTCCTCCAGCGGCTTGCCGTGCTTGCCCTCGCGGTTCTCCACCGCCGACACGCCGCGGCCCTTGCAGGTCCTGGCGATGATCGCCGTCGGGCGGCGCCGGGTGGCCCGGGCGTCGGCGAGCGCGTAGTCGATCTGGCCGGGGTCGTGGCCGTCGATCTCGATGGTGTGCCAGCCGAAGGCGCCGAGCCTGGCCGCGTACGCCCCGAGGTCCCAGCCGTGCCGGGTGGGGCCGTGCTGGCCGAGCCGGTTCACGTCGATGATCGCCGTGAGGTTGTTCAGCCCCTCGTGCCCGGCGTGCTCGAACGCCTCCCACATCGATCCCTCGGCGAGCTCGCTGTCGCCGCACAACACCCAGACGTGGTACGGCAGGCGGTCCAGCCTGCGCGCGGTCAGCGCCAGCCCCACTCCCACGGGCAGTCCGAAGCCCAGTGAGCCCGTGGCCACGTCCACGAACGGCACCTCCGGAGTGGGGTGGCCCTCCAGGCGACTGCCGCGTCTGCGGAAGGTGAGCAACTCCTCGTCGGCGACGACCCCCGCGGCCTTGAGCATCGCGTACAGCAGGGGGGAGGCGTGGCCCTTGGAGAAGATCAGGTGGTCGTTGCCCGGGTTGGCGGGGTCCTCGACGTCCACGCGGAGGTGACGCGCGAGCAGCACGGCCATCAGTTCGGCCGCCGACATCGAGGACGTGGGGTGCCCCGAGCCGGCGGCCGCGGCGGCCCGGACCGAATCCACTCGGAGCTGGGCCGCGAGTTCGCACAGGAACCGGTAGTCAAGCTCGTCCATCGCCCTCGACTACCCCGCTGAGCCACTTCATATCACCGCAAAAGGTGCGGATCCCGATATGTCGGGATTATGGATCACCGGCGGTGGCGCGGGCCGTCAGCGGCGGCGCAGGCCGAGACCGGCGACGGCGGCGAGCCCGAGACCGGCGGCGGTGACCAGGCGGCGGTGCTGCGAGATCCACAGCTGCACGCTGCGGCCGTGCGACCGGCGGTCGAAGCTGCCGTGCGCGCCGTAGTCCTTGTCCTCGTCCGCGGGTTCCCACAGATTGGACACGCCCGTCGGCGCCTTCTCGCCGGTGAGCTGCGACTTCACCCCGGTTCTCGCGAGGTAGCGGTCGAGCAGGGCGGGCACCGCCCGCTGGCCCATGATGGTGGCCGCGGTCATCCCGCCGACCCAGTACTCCTTGCGCTCCGGATGCTCGGCGGCGTAGACGAGCGCGTCGGCGGCGACCTCCGGCTGGTAGATCGGCGGCACCGGCTGCGCGTGCCGCCGCATCCGGTTGAGCCCCCAGTCGAACTGCGGGGTGTTCAGCGCCGGGAGCTGCACCACCGTGATCTTCACGCCCGAGTCCTCGGCGAGCAGCTCGGTCCGCACCGACTCGGTGAACCCGACGATCGCGTGCTTGGCGCCGCAGTACGCCGACTGCAGGGGGATCGACCGGTAGGCCAGGGCGGACCCCGCCTGGACGATGACGCCCTTGTCCCGCGGCTTCATCATCTCCAGGGCCACCCGGGTGCCCCACACGTAGCCGAGGTAGGTCACCTTGGTCTCGCGCTCGTACTCCTCGGGAGTGATCTCCAGGAACGGCGCGAACACCGTCGTGAACGCGATGTTGATCCACACGTCGATCGGGCCGAGCTCGGCCTCGGCCCGCTGGGCGGCCTGGCGGACCTGGTCGTAGTCGGACACGTCCGCGGCGAAGGTCTTCCCGGTGCCGCCCTCCGCCCCGACGTCCACGGCGGCACCGGCCAGGCCCGCCTCTCCCCGTGCGATGAGCGCGACCTTCGCGCCCTCCGCTCCGAGCCGCCGGACCACCGCGCGGCCCACGCCGCCGCTCGCGCCGGTTACAACGACGACCTTGTCCTTCAGGCTCACCGCGTCATCCTCTCGATTGCGGCCCGCCGCCGAGCCTCTTCTGCCTGCGCACGGCGAACGTCATGTAGATGGCGATGCTCGCCATGATCGCCACGACGATCGCGGTCAGCACCCAGATGCGTCCCACGAAGGAGAGCACCAGAACGGCGAAACAGAAGACCAGGGCGAACGACGCGATACGGACGTGGATCACGTCCATCGGCGTCGCTTCCACCATGGGCTTGCCGGTCGGCGAACGTTGTTCTTCGGTCATGAAGGCCCCTCTACCCTCGAATGCGGTTCACTATCGCCGTGGTGGAGCGGTCCGGGACGTAACCGAGCACCCGCACCTCGCCGCCCAGCTCCCTGACCAGGTCCGCCTCGGGCAGCAGGTCAGGGTGGTAGTCGCCGCCCTTGACGTACACGTCGGGCCGGACGAGCCGCAGCAGCTCGGTCGGGCTGTCCTCGTCGAAGACGGTGATGTAGTCGACGCAGCCCAGCGCCGCGAGCACCGCGACCCGGTCCTCGCAGCGGTTGATCGGGCGCTGCGGCCCCTTCAGCCGGGCCACGCCGTCGTCGCCGTTGACGGCGACGACCAGCACGTCGCCGAGCCGGGCGGCCTCCTCCAGGCAGGCGACGTGGCCGCGGTGCAGCACGTCGAAGCAGCCGTTGGTGAAGACGACGCGCTTGCCCTCGGCCCGGTCGCGCTCCAGGCACGCGGCCAGCCGCTCGGGCGGCAGCGCGGTGTCGGGCCGCAGCGCCTGCAGCAGGTCCTCGTGGGAGCAGGCGGCCGTCCCCTGGCGGCGCACCACCACGCTCGCCGCCGCCTGGCCGATGTCCGCGGCGCGCTCGGGCTCCGCCCCTGCGGCCAGGGCGAGGGAGAACGCCGCCGTGAAGGTGTCGCCCGCGCCGATGCTCATCGTGTCGGGCGCGGGGGTCGCGTACGTGCGGTGCGGCGGCCTGCCGCGCCGGTGCAGCAGCGTGCCCTCGCCGTCCAGCGTGGTGACCACCAGGTCGGCGCCGGTGGCCTCGATGAGGTCCTCCGACCGCGCGGACAGGAACGCGACCCGGTCGTGGTCGTCCCCCTCGCCGAGCAGCCGCCGCACCTCGGCGTAGTTGGGCAGCACGGCCGTCGGCCGGCACTCCCGCCAGGCCGCCACGTCGTGGGCGTCCACCACGAGGATCGGCGCGCCGCGCGCGCCCTCGCTGCGGTCGAGGCTCAGGTCGCACAGCACCCGGCGGACGGCCGGCGTGCACACCCCGCCGCCGTAGTCGCAGGCGATGACGACGTCCGCGTCCGCCGCGAGCCGGGTGATCTGCTCGATGAGCTCGCGCTCGGCCGCCTCCGGCAGCGGCGCCTCGTCCTCCTCGTCGTACCGCGCCACGATCTGGCCGTCGGTCAGCACCCGGCGCTTGACCGAGGTCCGCCAGCTGCGCACGATGACCAGGCCCTCGATGTCGAGCCGTCCCAGGGTCGCGTTGAGCGTCGCCCCGGCGGGATCGGCGCCGGTGACTCCCACCATGTGGACCCGCGCGCCCAGGGCGGCCAGGTTCACGGCCGTGTTGGCGGCACCGCCCGGCTGGTCCTCGATCTGCTCGACGGTCACCACCGGCACCGGGGCCTCCTGCGCCATGCGCTTGGTGCGGCCCCGCAGCCACGAGTCGAGCATCACGTCCCCGACGACGACGGCTGTGACTTCACCGAAACGGTTGAGCGTCTCTTCCGTCATACATCGGCGGCTACCCCCGCAGACGCAGGGGAAACAACAGGCACGGCAGACCCGGCGAGCCGGTTTGGGGCGGCCGCACCGGGGTAACCGGGATCAGACGTCGCACCACACGAGCGCTCCGCCGGGGGTCAGCCGGCGGGCCGGGCGAATGGGGGTGTCCGATGCACGAGGGGACGAGGCGGGTGGCATGAGCGCGCTGCTCGTCGAGGGGGTCGAGCGGATCGCCGTGCTGAGGGCCAACGCCCTCGGCGACCTGCTGCTGGCACTGCCCGCCATCGGGGCGCTCAGACGGGCGTACCCCGCCGCCAAGATCACCCTGCTCGGCCGTGAATGGCACGCGCGGTTCCTGCGGGGCCGTCCGGGCCCGGTGGACGAGGTGGTGGCGCTGCCGCCCATCTCCGGTGTCTCCTCCTCCCCGTCGGACGGGACCGACGGCCCCGAGGAGCTGTACGAGGACCTGCGTGAGCGCAGGTTCGACCTGGCCGTCCAGATGCACGGCGGCGGGCGCAACTCCAACCCGTTCATCCGCAGGCTCGGCGCGCGGGTGACGGCCGGCCTCCGCACGCCCGACGCCGCGCCGCTCGACCGCTGGGTGCCGTACGTCCACTACCAGCACGAGACCCTGCGCTATCTGGAGGTGGCCGGCCTGCTCGGCGCCGCCACCAGCGAGATAGAGCCGAGGATCGCGGTCGTCAGGGAGGACTGGGCCGAGCTGAACCGCACGCTCGGCAAGGTGCCCCGGGGCCTGGTGGCGATCCACCCGGGCGCGGGGGACCGGCGCAGGAGATGGCCGCCGGAGCGCTTCGCGGAGGTCGCCGACCGACTCGGACGGCCGGTGGTGGTGACCGGCGTGGAGGAGGAGCGGGAGGTCGTCGAGAAGGTCGTCGCGCAGATGCAGACCCCGGCGCGGGCCGTCGTCGGAGAGCTGTCACTCGGCGGGCTCACCGCGCTGTACGCCGCCTGCGACCTGCTCGTCAGCAACGACACCGGACCACGCCATCTGGCGGCGGCGACGGGCACGCCCACCGTGGGCATCTACTGGTGCGGCAACATGATCAACTGGGGTCCGCTGAGCAGGGGTCACCAGCGGCCGCTGATCTCCTGGACGTCGGGCTGCCCGGTCTGCGGGCTGCCCGCCGGCACGGAGGGCATGCGCGAGTGCGGCCACCGCGACGTCTCGTGGGTGGGTGACGTGAGCGTGGACGACGTGCTCGAACAGGCGTGGGACCTGCTGCGGTGAGCGCCGTGGCCGACAGGACCGGCGCGGGGAGGTCCGCGGCGGACAAGGCCGCGGCGGGAAAGTGCGCGGCGGAGAAGGCGAAGGTCTTCGAGACACCGCCCGTCGAACTGCGGCCGAGCGACCCGAGCGAGCCGGGCATCCGGCGCCGCCGGCGCGGGCGCGGGTTCAGCTACACCTGGGCCTCCGGCCGGCCCGTGAAGGACCGGGCCACCCTGCACCGGATCAAATGCCTCGCGATCCCCCCGGCCTGGACCGACGTGTGGATCTGCGCCCATCCGAACGGTCACCTCCAGGCCGTGGGCACCGACGCCGCCGGCCGGCGGCAGTACCGCTACCACGACGAGTGGCGCAGGCAGCAGGACGAGGCGAAGTTCGACCACGTGCTGGACATCGCCGAGCGGCTCCCCGCGTTCCGCGGACGGGTCGCCCGCGACCTGCGCGGGGACGGCCTGGGCCGCGAGCGCGTGCTGGCCACCGCCGCGCGCATGCTCGACATCGGCTTCTTCCGCGTCGGCGGGGAGGAGTACACCGACTCCTACGGCCTGGCCACCCTGAAGACGTCGCACGTGAAGTGCGGGGACGGCAAGGTGGTGTGCCGCTACCTGGCCAAGGGCCGCAAGGAGCGGGAGCAGGTGCTGGCCGACGCCGAGGTGTGCGCGGTGCTCACCGCGCTGTCGAAGGGCCGCCGGGGCGAGCTGCTGCGCTACCGCGCCGAGGAGGGCTGGGTGGACGTGCGCAGCGCCGACATCAACGCCTACCTGAAGGACGCCTTCGGCACCGACGTCTCGGCCAAGGACTTCCGCACCTGGCACGCCACGGTCCTGGCCGCGGTCGGGCTCGCCGTCTCCCGGCCCGTACGCAGCGGCGCGGGGCGCAAGCGGGCCGTCTCCAGGGTCATGAAGGAGGTGTCGGAGTACCTCGGCAACACGCCGTCGGTGTGCCGCGCCTCCTACGTGGACCCCCGCATCGTCGCGTTGTACGAGAAGGGGCGGACGATCCCCCTCGAACGGCTGGGTGAGGACACCGGCGAGGGCCGGCTCGCCACCCACGGGCCGGTCGAGGAGGCCGTCATCGAACTCCTGCGCCGAGCGCCCGCACGGCGGCGCTGACCACCTGCGCGGCCGGGACCACCGCGCCCAGGTGATCGGAGGCGTCCGCCTCGTGCAGGATCGGGTGGCGTCCGTCCGCCGTGGACACGAGCACCGAGGGCGTCCGGTAGGCCCCGGCGAGCCGGGTCATCGCGACGTCGCCGCTGATGACCAGCCGGGCCCCGGCGACCAGCGCGCACAGCTCCCGCAGCGAGGTGCGCCCCGCGAGCACGATCTGCGGCGGCAGCACCGCCCGGGTCGCCACGAGCAGGGCCATCGGCCGTTCCCGGACGCTGCCGGTGATCACGACGGGCAGGCCCTCGTCCGTCAGCACCCGGGCCACCTCGGCGAACCGGTCGGCGGGCCAGCGCAGCGAGGTGCCGCCCGCGCCGGGGTGGATCACGACGGCCCCCGGGGCGGGACTCGCGGTCAGGGGAGTGGGCAGCGCCATGTCCTCCGGGTCGGCCGGCACGCCGTGCCACTGGAGCAGCCGGCACCACCGCAGCACCTCGTGCTCGCCCGGGTCCCACCACGGCCCCCGGATCCAGGGGACGTCCGGGTTCGCGTACGCCCACAGGCGCCTCGTCCCGACACCGAGGAGGACGCGGTGACTTCGCGGCCCGCGGTCGTGCAGGTTGACGGCGAGATCCGGCAGCAGCGGCGGGTGGTCGGCGTCCTCCTCGCCGGGCCCGGGCCACGACAGCGGCGCGAGCCCGTACGCCGGCAGGATCCGGTCCACCGCGCCGGTGAGCGCGGCGAGCTCGCTCAGCTCCGGCGGGCAGGCGAGGACGACGCGCAGCCCGTGGCGCCGCAGGGCGCGCAGCGCGGGCACCACGGTGAGAAGGCCCCCGATGCCGTCGGAACGCAGCACGAGGGCCGTCGACGTCACCGGCTCACCTCGGAGGTCGGCAGGATCAAGAAGCACTCCTTTCCAGCTCCCGGGTGGACAGCACCCGGTCGTAGGCCGCCAGGGTCTCGGTGGCGATGCGGCTCCAGGCGTACCTCGCGCGGGCCCGGTCGGCGCCCGCGATGCCGTACGCCGTGCGCCGCACCCTGTCGTCGAGCAGCTTGCGCAGCGCCCGGGCCAGCACGGCGGGCTTGCGGGGCGGCACGAGGAGACCGGTCACGTTGTTGACCACGGTCTCCTTCTGGCCGCCGACGGCCGAGGCGACGACGGGGACGCCGCAGGCCATCGCCTCGAGCGCCACCATCCCGAACGGCTCGTACCACGGCACGGAGACGACGGCGGTGGCCGAGCGCATCAGCGCGGGCAGCGTGTCGCGCTCGACCCGGCCGAGGAAGCGCACCCGGTCGGAGACGCCCGCCTGGGTCGCCAGCCAGCGCAGCCGGGTGACCTCGGGGTCGTGGTGCAGTTCGGCGGCCGGGGGACCGCCCGCGACCACCAGCTCCGTGTCCCGCAGGTACTGCAGCGCCCGGATGGTCGTCTCCAGGCCCTTGCGCGGCACGAGCCGGCCGACCGACAGCAGGCGCGGGCGCTCCGGCCGCTCCAGCGGCTCGACGTGCGGGTGGAAGGCGGTCACGTCCACTCCGCAGGGAACCACCCGGGTCGCGCGGCGGGGCACCCGCATGCGGATCAGCTCGTCGATCTCGTCCGTGCAGGTCGCGATGACGCAGTCGACGCGCCGTCCGATCTCGGCCTCGGCCTCGACGCGCTCGCGCGGACTGGTGTCGGCCGTGCCCTGGTGCCGCCGCTTGACGCTGCCGAGCGCGTGGTAGGTGTGGACGACCGGGATCCGCAGCTTCTCCGCCGCGGCGAGCGCGGCCAGCCCGCTCATCCAGAAGTGGCTGTGCACGACGTCCGGCCGGTCGAACAGCCACCGGTCGTGCAGCCACTTCCCGAAGTGGGGGATCCAGGGAAGGATCTCGTCCTTGGGGATCTCGGCGGCGGGGCCCGCGGGGACGTGGACGACCTCCACTCCGGGACCGAAGGGGACGGTCTCCGGCAGGTCCTCGCGGTCCCTGCGGGTGTAGACGGTGACCTCGTGCCCGGCCCGGGCGAGCTCCCGGGCGAGGGCGGCGACGTGCACGTTCTGACCGCCGGCGTCGACACCGCCGAGGGTGGCGAGCGGGCTGGCGTGCTCCGAGACCATGGCGATCTTCACTGGGGGTTCCTCCAAGAGCGGCAGTGGCGAGTACCCGGCTCGGGGGTCAGGGAGTCCAGGTGAGCAGGTCCGGCGACCGGGGCGGGGGCGGCGGCGGGTCGCCGTGCGCGGGAACCGGCGGCGCGGACGCGGCGGTGACGGTTCCCCGGGGCGGGACGGCCCGCGACGACGGCGGCGCACGCATGGCGGGCCGTGGCGGGCGGACGGCGGAGGGCGGGCGCGTGGCCCGCGAGGACGGTGGCGCGTGGCCGGTGGGGGATGCCGGAGACGGCCCGTACGGAGGGGACCGCGACGTGGGGGGCCGTGGCGTAGGGGACCGCGACGTGGGGGGCCGTGGCGTAGGGGACCGCGACGTGGGAGGCCGTGGCGTGGGGGCGGCCGGAGGAGGCGGTGCCGGTGGAAGAGGTGCGGTGAGCGGTGCCGCCGGTGCCCGCGGTGCTCCGGCCGGGGCGGGGTGAAAACCGGTCACACGTTCCCAAGACGCTCCTCCGTCACGGCATGCTCACGCCAAGGAGGTACCTGCGTCTTAGGCACCAGGAATACCAACAACCATATCCACCCTCGCGC comes from Microbispora sp. ZYX-F-249 and encodes:
- a CDS encoding glycosyltransferase family 9 protein, with translation MTSTALVLRSDGIGGLLTVVPALRALRRHGLRVVLACPPELSELAALTGAVDRILPAYGLAPLSWPGPGEEDADHPPLLPDLAVNLHDRGPRSHRVLLGVGTRRLWAYANPDVPWIRGPWWDPGEHEVLRWCRLLQWHGVPADPEDMALPTPLTASPAPGAVVIHPGAGGTSLRWPADRFAEVARVLTDEGLPVVITGSVRERPMALLVATRAVLPPQIVLAGRTSLRELCALVAGARLVISGDVAMTRLAGAYRTPSVLVSTADGRHPILHEADASDHLGAVVPAAQVVSAAVRALGAGVR
- a CDS encoding DNA topoisomerase IB, which codes for MADRTGAGRSAADKAAAGKCAAEKAKVFETPPVELRPSDPSEPGIRRRRRGRGFSYTWASGRPVKDRATLHRIKCLAIPPAWTDVWICAHPNGHLQAVGTDAAGRRQYRYHDEWRRQQDEAKFDHVLDIAERLPAFRGRVARDLRGDGLGRERVLATAARMLDIGFFRVGGEEYTDSYGLATLKTSHVKCGDGKVVCRYLAKGRKEREQVLADAEVCAVLTALSKGRRGELLRYRAEEGWVDVRSADINAYLKDAFGTDVSAKDFRTWHATVLAAVGLAVSRPVRSGAGRKRAVSRVMKEVSEYLGNTPSVCRASYVDPRIVALYEKGRTIPLERLGEDTGEGRLATHGPVEEAVIELLRRAPARRR
- a CDS encoding transketolase, which produces MDELDYRFLCELAAQLRVDSVRAAAAAGSGHPTSSMSAAELMAVLLARHLRVDVEDPANPGNDHLIFSKGHASPLLYAMLKAAGVVADEELLTFRRRGSRLEGHPTPEVPFVDVATGSLGFGLPVGVGLALTARRLDRLPYHVWVLCGDSELAEGSMWEAFEHAGHEGLNNLTAIIDVNRLGQHGPTRHGWDLGAYAARLGAFGWHTIEIDGHDPGQIDYALADARATRRRPTAIIARTCKGRGVSAVENREGKHGKPLEDADQALGELGGPRALTVRVTPPDASATPYRYADGGLDLPKYAVGEHVATRTAFGEALAALGTARGDVVALDGEVADSTKLEAFAKAHPERFFECYIAEQQMVAAAVGMDARGWTPYAATFAAFLTRAYDFVRMAAVSRAGICLVGSHGGVSIGEDGPSQMGLEDLAAFRAVHGSTVLYPCDANQTARLVTDMADLEGVRYLRTTRGETPVIYGPDEEFPVGGCKILRTGGQATVVAAGVTVHEALAAADLLAEDGVSVTVIDAYSIKPLDSPELVEMAEATGKVVTVEDHWPEGGLGDAVLSALAGSPVRVRKLGVSGMPGSATAQEQLEDAGIDRHAIREAVLSLLG
- a CDS encoding glycosyltransferase family 9 protein — protein: MSALLVEGVERIAVLRANALGDLLLALPAIGALRRAYPAAKITLLGREWHARFLRGRPGPVDEVVALPPISGVSSSPSDGTDGPEELYEDLRERRFDLAVQMHGGGRNSNPFIRRLGARVTAGLRTPDAAPLDRWVPYVHYQHETLRYLEVAGLLGAATSEIEPRIAVVREDWAELNRTLGKVPRGLVAIHPGAGDRRRRWPPERFAEVADRLGRPVVVTGVEEEREVVEKVVAQMQTPARAVVGELSLGGLTALYAACDLLVSNDTGPRHLAAATGTPTVGIYWCGNMINWGPLSRGHQRPLISWTSGCPVCGLPAGTEGMRECGHRDVSWVGDVSVDDVLEQAWDLLR
- the rfaE2 gene encoding D-glycero-beta-D-manno-heptose 1-phosphate adenylyltransferase codes for the protein MTEETLNRFGEVTAVVVGDVMLDSWLRGRTKRMAQEAPVPVVTVEQIEDQPGGAANTAVNLAALGARVHMVGVTGADPAGATLNATLGRLDIEGLVIVRSWRTSVKRRVLTDGQIVARYDEEDEAPLPEAAERELIEQITRLAADADVVIACDYGGGVCTPAVRRVLCDLSLDRSEGARGAPILVVDAHDVAAWRECRPTAVLPNYAEVRRLLGEGDDHDRVAFLSARSEDLIEATGADLVVTTLDGEGTLLHRRGRPPHRTYATPAPDTMSIGAGDTFTAAFSLALAAGAEPERAADIGQAAASVVVRRQGTAACSHEDLLQALRPDTALPPERLAACLERDRAEGKRVVFTNGCFDVLHRGHVACLEEAARLGDVLVVAVNGDDGVARLKGPQRPINRCEDRVAVLAALGCVDYITVFDEDSPTELLRLVRPDVYVKGGDYHPDLLPEADLVRELGGEVRVLGYVPDRSTTAIVNRIRG
- a CDS encoding SDR family oxidoreductase, translated to MSLKDKVVVVTGASGGVGRAVVRRLGAEGAKVALIARGEAGLAGAAVDVGAEGGTGKTFAADVSDYDQVRQAAQRAEAELGPIDVWINIAFTTVFAPFLEITPEEYERETKVTYLGYVWGTRVALEMMKPRDKGVIVQAGSALAYRSIPLQSAYCGAKHAIVGFTESVRTELLAEDSGVKITVVQLPALNTPQFDWGLNRMRRHAQPVPPIYQPEVAADALVYAAEHPERKEYWVGGMTAATIMGQRAVPALLDRYLARTGVKSQLTGEKAPTGVSNLWEPADEDKDYGAHGSFDRRSHGRSVQLWISQHRRLVTAAGLGLAAVAGLGLRRR
- a CDS encoding glycosyltransferase gives rise to the protein MKIAMVSEHASPLATLGGVDAGGQNVHVAALARELARAGHEVTVYTRRDREDLPETVPFGPGVEVVHVPAGPAAEIPKDEILPWIPHFGKWLHDRWLFDRPDVVHSHFWMSGLAALAAAEKLRIPVVHTYHALGSVKRRHQGTADTSPRERVEAEAEIGRRVDCVIATCTDEIDELIRMRVPRRATRVVPCGVDVTAFHPHVEPLERPERPRLLSVGRLVPRKGLETTIRALQYLRDTELVVAGGPPAAELHHDPEVTRLRWLATQAGVSDRVRFLGRVERDTLPALMRSATAVVSVPWYEPFGMVALEAMACGVPVVASAVGGQKETVVNNVTGLLVPPRKPAVLARALRKLLDDRVRRTAYGIAGADRARARYAWSRIATETLAAYDRVLSTRELERSAS